One genomic segment of Ipomoea triloba cultivar NCNSP0323 chromosome 9, ASM357664v1 includes these proteins:
- the LOC116029321 gene encoding DNA topoisomerase 1 alpha-like isoform X3: MTASVQPNFTDMDDDDEMPLRFKRPNMASKSNVSNSEPNTSSSQKHDGQVGRQISNANSLNGQNSTVQKDKTVPSSKASPVKSPLVSPRVSPPTSKTSPANTVAKNSKPLASPANRSTNLNQCRSNTVVKEEKPSVSDPNDESDSEDDKPLSNRVGLSKSSSNHCNKVPGASTSGPKVVKDEDSDDEMPLSTRIKMKSNPGAPTMKSPDTNKNNKPVLPKREQNGSASSTVPSKRSPVEIKSAGQSSVKKPRLSDTSVSAKSKQPLVKAEKNEDDDEDNIPISQRIKKSSTPVNKSSSTKKATAVVSSSRKIMKKKIVKKNSKYSQSSKVPPSSGEAQKWTTLVHNGVIFPPPYKPHGVKMLYKGQPVDLTPEQEEVATMYAVMLDTEYMDKPKFKENFMNDWKKLLGRNHVIQSLEHCDFSPIYDWHLKEKEKKKQMSSEEKKALKEEKLKQEEKYMWAILDGVKEKVGNFRVEPPGLFRGRGEHPKMGKLKKRIRPSDITINIGKDAPIPECPIPGESWKEIRHDNTVTWLAFWNDPINPKEFKYVFLAASSTLKGQSDKEKYEKARLLKEHIDRIRAAYTKDFNSKDPVKRQVAVATYLIDKLALRAGNEKDDDEAETVGCCTLKVENVEPVPPDTLKFDFLGKDSIRYQNDVRVLEPVFKAIQQFRKGKKDGDDLFDMLDTSKLNAHLKELMPGLTAKVFRTYNASITLQSELGRFTDGGDVAEKVDVYQKANKQHVVL; encoded by the exons ATGACAGCTTCTGTGCAACCTAATTTCACAGacatggatgatgatgatgagatgcCCTTACGTTTCAAGCGTCCTAACATGGCATCAAAGTCGAATGTATCAAACTCTGAGCCAAATACATCATCATCTCAAAAGCATGATGGACAGGTAGGGAGGCAGATCTCCAATGCCAATTCTCTTAATGGTCAAAATTCTACTGTTCAAAAGGACAAAACAGTCCCCTCCTCCAAGGCATCGCCAGTGAAATCACCATTGGTTAGCCCAAGAGTGTCACCTCCAACAAGCAAGACATCACCAGCAAATACTGTTGCTAAAAACTCAAAACCGTTAGCTTCTCCAGCTAATCGGTCAACTAATTTAAACCAATGCAGATCAAACACGGTTGTTAAGGAGGAGAAGCCATCTGTTTCAGATCCAAATGACGAATCAGACTCTGAAGATGATAAGCCATTGAGTAATAGGGTAGGATTGTCAAAAAGCAGTTCCAATCATTGTAACAAAGTGCCTGGTGCTTCAACATCGGGTCCAAAGGTTGTAAAGGATGAAGATTCAGATGACGAAATGCCCCTGTCaacaagaataaaaatgaaatccAATCCAGGGGCTCCTACCATGAAGTCGCCTGACACCAATAAGAATAATAAACCTGTACTGCCTAAACGTGAGCAAAATGGTTCTGCATCTTCTACAGTGCCGAGTAAGAGATCTCCAGTTGAGATCAAATCTGCTGGTCAGAGCTCGGTTAAAAAGCCCAGGCTTTCTGATACTTCTGTTTCTGCCAAGTCTAAGCAACCATTGGTAAAAGCAGAAAAGAATGAAGACGATGATGAAGATAACATTCCTATATCACAAAGAATTAAGAAGTCATCTACTCCGGTTAATAAGTCATCATCTACAAAAAAAGCAACTGCAGTTGTTTCTTCCTCAcgtaaaataatgaaaaagaaaatagtgaAGAAAAACTCTAAATACTCTCAGTCATCAAAGGTACCCCCCAGCTCTGGTGAAGCACAAAAATGGACTACTTTGGTTCACAATGGTGTAATTTTTCCCCCACCATACAAGCCTCACGGAGTTAAGATGCTATATAAGGGACAACCAGTTGATCTCACACCAGAGCAAGAGGAg GTTGCAACAATGTATGCAGTGATGCTAGATACAGAGTACATGGACAAACCTAAATTCAAAGAGAACTTCATGAATGACTGGAAGAAACTACTTGGAAGAAATCATGTAATTCAGAGTTTGGAGCACTGTGATTTCAGCCCTATATATGACTGGCATctgaaagagaaagaaaagaagaagcaaaTGAGTTCAGAA GAGAAGAAGGCTTTAAAAGAAGAGAAACTGAAGCAAGAAGAGAAGTATATGTGGGCCATTCTTGATGGTGTAAAAGAGAAG GTGGGGAACTTCAGGGTTGAACCACCTGGATTGTTCAGAGGCCGTGGAGAACATCCAAAG ATGGGAAAGCTTAAAAAACGCATCCGTCCAAGTGATATTACAATAAATATAGGAAAAGATGCTCCAATCCCAGAATGCCCCATCCCTGGTGAAAG CTGGAAGGAAATAAGGCATGACAACACCGTGACATGGTTAGCATTCTGGAATGACCCTATTAATCCAAAAGAATTCAAATATGTTTTCCTGGCTGCTAGCAGCACCTTGAAAGGGCAGAGTGACAAGGAGAAGTATGAGAAAGCAAGGCTTTTAAAG GAGCACATAGATCGCATCAGAGCTGCTTATACTAAAGATTTTAATAGTAAAGATCCTGTTAAGCGACAAGTAGCAGTTGCTACCTATCTTATTGATAAACTAGCTCTCAGGGCAGGCAATGAAAAG GATGATGATGAAGCTGAAACAGTTGGTTGCTGCACTTTGAAAGTAGAGAATGTGGAGCCAGTGCCTCCAGATACTCTGAAG TTTGATTTCCTTGGTAAAGATTCTATCAGATATCAGAATGATGTTCGGGTCTTGGAGCCTGTTTTCAAAGCAATTCAACAGTTTCGAAAAG GGAAGAAGGACGGTGATGATCTTTTTGACATGCTTGATACTAGTAAGCTGAATGCTCATTTAAAAGAACTCATGCCTGGCCTTACAGCAAAAGTTTTCCGTACATATAATGCCTCTATCACATTGCAATCAGAG TTGGGTAGGTTCACAGATGGTGGAGATGTTGCAGAGAAAGTCGATGTATATCAAAAGGCAAACAAGCAG CATGTTGTGCTGTAG
- the LOC116029321 gene encoding DNA topoisomerase 1 alpha-like isoform X1: MTASVQPNFTDMDDDDEMPLRFKRPNMASKSNVSNSEPNTSSSQKHDGQVGRQISNANSLNGQNSTVQKDKTVPSSKASPVKSPLVSPRVSPPTSKTSPANTVAKNSKPLASPANRSTNLNQCRSNTVVKEEKPSVSDPNDESDSEDDKPLSNRVGLSKSSSNHCNKVPGASTSGPKVVKDEDSDDEMPLSTRIKMKSNPGAPTMKSPDTNKNNKPVLPKREQNGSASSTVPSKRSPVEIKSAGQSSVKKPRLSDTSVSAKSKQPLVKAEKNEDDDEDNIPISQRIKKSSTPVNKSSSTKKATAVVSSSRKIMKKKIVKKNSKYSQSSKVPPSSGEAQKWTTLVHNGVIFPPPYKPHGVKMLYKGQPVDLTPEQEEVATMYAVMLDTEYMDKPKFKENFMNDWKKLLGRNHVIQSLEHCDFSPIYDWHLKEKEKKKQMSSEEKKALKEEKLKQEEKYMWAILDGVKEKVGNFRVEPPGLFRGRGEHPKMGKLKKRIRPSDITINIGKDAPIPECPIPGESWKEIRHDNTVTWLAFWNDPINPKEFKYVFLAASSTLKGQSDKEKYEKARLLKEHIDRIRAAYTKDFNSKDPVKRQVAVATYLIDKLALRAGNEKDDDEAETVGCCTLKVENVEPVPPDTLKFDFLGKDSIRYQNDVRVLEPVFKAIQQFRKGKKDGDDLFDMLDTSKLNAHLKELMPGLTAKVFRTYNASITLQSELGRFTDGGDVAEKVDVYQKANKQVAVICNHQRSVSKTHGVQISRLNEKIEELKGVLEELKIDLARSKKGKPPLKSADGKTKRNLAPEALQKKIDETNKKIKKMENQIQVKEDLKTVALGTSKINYLDPRITVAWCKRNEVPIEKMFNRSLLAKFAWAMDVEPDFTF; the protein is encoded by the exons ATGACAGCTTCTGTGCAACCTAATTTCACAGacatggatgatgatgatgagatgcCCTTACGTTTCAAGCGTCCTAACATGGCATCAAAGTCGAATGTATCAAACTCTGAGCCAAATACATCATCATCTCAAAAGCATGATGGACAGGTAGGGAGGCAGATCTCCAATGCCAATTCTCTTAATGGTCAAAATTCTACTGTTCAAAAGGACAAAACAGTCCCCTCCTCCAAGGCATCGCCAGTGAAATCACCATTGGTTAGCCCAAGAGTGTCACCTCCAACAAGCAAGACATCACCAGCAAATACTGTTGCTAAAAACTCAAAACCGTTAGCTTCTCCAGCTAATCGGTCAACTAATTTAAACCAATGCAGATCAAACACGGTTGTTAAGGAGGAGAAGCCATCTGTTTCAGATCCAAATGACGAATCAGACTCTGAAGATGATAAGCCATTGAGTAATAGGGTAGGATTGTCAAAAAGCAGTTCCAATCATTGTAACAAAGTGCCTGGTGCTTCAACATCGGGTCCAAAGGTTGTAAAGGATGAAGATTCAGATGACGAAATGCCCCTGTCaacaagaataaaaatgaaatccAATCCAGGGGCTCCTACCATGAAGTCGCCTGACACCAATAAGAATAATAAACCTGTACTGCCTAAACGTGAGCAAAATGGTTCTGCATCTTCTACAGTGCCGAGTAAGAGATCTCCAGTTGAGATCAAATCTGCTGGTCAGAGCTCGGTTAAAAAGCCCAGGCTTTCTGATACTTCTGTTTCTGCCAAGTCTAAGCAACCATTGGTAAAAGCAGAAAAGAATGAAGACGATGATGAAGATAACATTCCTATATCACAAAGAATTAAGAAGTCATCTACTCCGGTTAATAAGTCATCATCTACAAAAAAAGCAACTGCAGTTGTTTCTTCCTCAcgtaaaataatgaaaaagaaaatagtgaAGAAAAACTCTAAATACTCTCAGTCATCAAAGGTACCCCCCAGCTCTGGTGAAGCACAAAAATGGACTACTTTGGTTCACAATGGTGTAATTTTTCCCCCACCATACAAGCCTCACGGAGTTAAGATGCTATATAAGGGACAACCAGTTGATCTCACACCAGAGCAAGAGGAg GTTGCAACAATGTATGCAGTGATGCTAGATACAGAGTACATGGACAAACCTAAATTCAAAGAGAACTTCATGAATGACTGGAAGAAACTACTTGGAAGAAATCATGTAATTCAGAGTTTGGAGCACTGTGATTTCAGCCCTATATATGACTGGCATctgaaagagaaagaaaagaagaagcaaaTGAGTTCAGAA GAGAAGAAGGCTTTAAAAGAAGAGAAACTGAAGCAAGAAGAGAAGTATATGTGGGCCATTCTTGATGGTGTAAAAGAGAAG GTGGGGAACTTCAGGGTTGAACCACCTGGATTGTTCAGAGGCCGTGGAGAACATCCAAAG ATGGGAAAGCTTAAAAAACGCATCCGTCCAAGTGATATTACAATAAATATAGGAAAAGATGCTCCAATCCCAGAATGCCCCATCCCTGGTGAAAG CTGGAAGGAAATAAGGCATGACAACACCGTGACATGGTTAGCATTCTGGAATGACCCTATTAATCCAAAAGAATTCAAATATGTTTTCCTGGCTGCTAGCAGCACCTTGAAAGGGCAGAGTGACAAGGAGAAGTATGAGAAAGCAAGGCTTTTAAAG GAGCACATAGATCGCATCAGAGCTGCTTATACTAAAGATTTTAATAGTAAAGATCCTGTTAAGCGACAAGTAGCAGTTGCTACCTATCTTATTGATAAACTAGCTCTCAGGGCAGGCAATGAAAAG GATGATGATGAAGCTGAAACAGTTGGTTGCTGCACTTTGAAAGTAGAGAATGTGGAGCCAGTGCCTCCAGATACTCTGAAG TTTGATTTCCTTGGTAAAGATTCTATCAGATATCAGAATGATGTTCGGGTCTTGGAGCCTGTTTTCAAAGCAATTCAACAGTTTCGAAAAG GGAAGAAGGACGGTGATGATCTTTTTGACATGCTTGATACTAGTAAGCTGAATGCTCATTTAAAAGAACTCATGCCTGGCCTTACAGCAAAAGTTTTCCGTACATATAATGCCTCTATCACATTGCAATCAGAG TTGGGTAGGTTCACAGATGGTGGAGATGTTGCAGAGAAAGTCGATGTATATCAAAAGGCAAACAAGCAG GTGGCAGTGATTTGCAATCATCAACGCAGTGTTTCTAAGACGCACGGTGTACAAATTTCTCGCTTGAATGAGAAGATAGAAGAGTTAAAG GGTGTTTTAGAGGAACTGAAGATTGATTTGGCCCGGTCAAAGAAAGGAAAGCCTCCACTGAAGTCTGCTGATGGGAAGACAAAGAGGAATTTGGCACCTGAAGC ATTGCAGAAAAAGATTgatgaaacaaataaaaagattaAGAAGATGGAGAACCAAATACAGGTAAAAGAGGATTTGAAAACAGTGGCATTAGGCACATCCAAGATTAACTACCTTGATCCAAGGATCACGGTTGCATGGTGCAAACGCAATGAGGTTCCCATTGAAAAG ATGTTCAACAGGTCCCTCCTGGCAAAGTTTGCGTGGGCCATGGATGTCGAACCGGATTTCACTTTCTAA
- the LOC116029321 gene encoding DNA topoisomerase 1 alpha-like isoform X2, whose product MDDDDEMPLRFKRPNMASKSNVSNSEPNTSSSQKHDGQVGRQISNANSLNGQNSTVQKDKTVPSSKASPVKSPLVSPRVSPPTSKTSPANTVAKNSKPLASPANRSTNLNQCRSNTVVKEEKPSVSDPNDESDSEDDKPLSNRVGLSKSSSNHCNKVPGASTSGPKVVKDEDSDDEMPLSTRIKMKSNPGAPTMKSPDTNKNNKPVLPKREQNGSASSTVPSKRSPVEIKSAGQSSVKKPRLSDTSVSAKSKQPLVKAEKNEDDDEDNIPISQRIKKSSTPVNKSSSTKKATAVVSSSRKIMKKKIVKKNSKYSQSSKVPPSSGEAQKWTTLVHNGVIFPPPYKPHGVKMLYKGQPVDLTPEQEEVATMYAVMLDTEYMDKPKFKENFMNDWKKLLGRNHVIQSLEHCDFSPIYDWHLKEKEKKKQMSSEEKKALKEEKLKQEEKYMWAILDGVKEKVGNFRVEPPGLFRGRGEHPKMGKLKKRIRPSDITINIGKDAPIPECPIPGESWKEIRHDNTVTWLAFWNDPINPKEFKYVFLAASSTLKGQSDKEKYEKARLLKEHIDRIRAAYTKDFNSKDPVKRQVAVATYLIDKLALRAGNEKDDDEAETVGCCTLKVENVEPVPPDTLKFDFLGKDSIRYQNDVRVLEPVFKAIQQFRKGKKDGDDLFDMLDTSKLNAHLKELMPGLTAKVFRTYNASITLQSELGRFTDGGDVAEKVDVYQKANKQVAVICNHQRSVSKTHGVQISRLNEKIEELKGVLEELKIDLARSKKGKPPLKSADGKTKRNLAPEALQKKIDETNKKIKKMENQIQVKEDLKTVALGTSKINYLDPRITVAWCKRNEVPIEKMFNRSLLAKFAWAMDVEPDFTF is encoded by the exons atggatgatgatgatgagatgcCCTTACGTTTCAAGCGTCCTAACATGGCATCAAAGTCGAATGTATCAAACTCTGAGCCAAATACATCATCATCTCAAAAGCATGATGGACAGGTAGGGAGGCAGATCTCCAATGCCAATTCTCTTAATGGTCAAAATTCTACTGTTCAAAAGGACAAAACAGTCCCCTCCTCCAAGGCATCGCCAGTGAAATCACCATTGGTTAGCCCAAGAGTGTCACCTCCAACAAGCAAGACATCACCAGCAAATACTGTTGCTAAAAACTCAAAACCGTTAGCTTCTCCAGCTAATCGGTCAACTAATTTAAACCAATGCAGATCAAACACGGTTGTTAAGGAGGAGAAGCCATCTGTTTCAGATCCAAATGACGAATCAGACTCTGAAGATGATAAGCCATTGAGTAATAGGGTAGGATTGTCAAAAAGCAGTTCCAATCATTGTAACAAAGTGCCTGGTGCTTCAACATCGGGTCCAAAGGTTGTAAAGGATGAAGATTCAGATGACGAAATGCCCCTGTCaacaagaataaaaatgaaatccAATCCAGGGGCTCCTACCATGAAGTCGCCTGACACCAATAAGAATAATAAACCTGTACTGCCTAAACGTGAGCAAAATGGTTCTGCATCTTCTACAGTGCCGAGTAAGAGATCTCCAGTTGAGATCAAATCTGCTGGTCAGAGCTCGGTTAAAAAGCCCAGGCTTTCTGATACTTCTGTTTCTGCCAAGTCTAAGCAACCATTGGTAAAAGCAGAAAAGAATGAAGACGATGATGAAGATAACATTCCTATATCACAAAGAATTAAGAAGTCATCTACTCCGGTTAATAAGTCATCATCTACAAAAAAAGCAACTGCAGTTGTTTCTTCCTCAcgtaaaataatgaaaaagaaaatagtgaAGAAAAACTCTAAATACTCTCAGTCATCAAAGGTACCCCCCAGCTCTGGTGAAGCACAAAAATGGACTACTTTGGTTCACAATGGTGTAATTTTTCCCCCACCATACAAGCCTCACGGAGTTAAGATGCTATATAAGGGACAACCAGTTGATCTCACACCAGAGCAAGAGGAg GTTGCAACAATGTATGCAGTGATGCTAGATACAGAGTACATGGACAAACCTAAATTCAAAGAGAACTTCATGAATGACTGGAAGAAACTACTTGGAAGAAATCATGTAATTCAGAGTTTGGAGCACTGTGATTTCAGCCCTATATATGACTGGCATctgaaagagaaagaaaagaagaagcaaaTGAGTTCAGAA GAGAAGAAGGCTTTAAAAGAAGAGAAACTGAAGCAAGAAGAGAAGTATATGTGGGCCATTCTTGATGGTGTAAAAGAGAAG GTGGGGAACTTCAGGGTTGAACCACCTGGATTGTTCAGAGGCCGTGGAGAACATCCAAAG ATGGGAAAGCTTAAAAAACGCATCCGTCCAAGTGATATTACAATAAATATAGGAAAAGATGCTCCAATCCCAGAATGCCCCATCCCTGGTGAAAG CTGGAAGGAAATAAGGCATGACAACACCGTGACATGGTTAGCATTCTGGAATGACCCTATTAATCCAAAAGAATTCAAATATGTTTTCCTGGCTGCTAGCAGCACCTTGAAAGGGCAGAGTGACAAGGAGAAGTATGAGAAAGCAAGGCTTTTAAAG GAGCACATAGATCGCATCAGAGCTGCTTATACTAAAGATTTTAATAGTAAAGATCCTGTTAAGCGACAAGTAGCAGTTGCTACCTATCTTATTGATAAACTAGCTCTCAGGGCAGGCAATGAAAAG GATGATGATGAAGCTGAAACAGTTGGTTGCTGCACTTTGAAAGTAGAGAATGTGGAGCCAGTGCCTCCAGATACTCTGAAG TTTGATTTCCTTGGTAAAGATTCTATCAGATATCAGAATGATGTTCGGGTCTTGGAGCCTGTTTTCAAAGCAATTCAACAGTTTCGAAAAG GGAAGAAGGACGGTGATGATCTTTTTGACATGCTTGATACTAGTAAGCTGAATGCTCATTTAAAAGAACTCATGCCTGGCCTTACAGCAAAAGTTTTCCGTACATATAATGCCTCTATCACATTGCAATCAGAG TTGGGTAGGTTCACAGATGGTGGAGATGTTGCAGAGAAAGTCGATGTATATCAAAAGGCAAACAAGCAG GTGGCAGTGATTTGCAATCATCAACGCAGTGTTTCTAAGACGCACGGTGTACAAATTTCTCGCTTGAATGAGAAGATAGAAGAGTTAAAG GGTGTTTTAGAGGAACTGAAGATTGATTTGGCCCGGTCAAAGAAAGGAAAGCCTCCACTGAAGTCTGCTGATGGGAAGACAAAGAGGAATTTGGCACCTGAAGC ATTGCAGAAAAAGATTgatgaaacaaataaaaagattaAGAAGATGGAGAACCAAATACAGGTAAAAGAGGATTTGAAAACAGTGGCATTAGGCACATCCAAGATTAACTACCTTGATCCAAGGATCACGGTTGCATGGTGCAAACGCAATGAGGTTCCCATTGAAAAG ATGTTCAACAGGTCCCTCCTGGCAAAGTTTGCGTGGGCCATGGATGTCGAACCGGATTTCACTTTCTAA